From the Mycobacterium sp. 155 genome, the window TACCCAGCCTTCTGCCCGCAGCCCCAAGCTCAGTGTCTTGGTGAGCCGCGGCTCGTCGTCGACGATAAGAACCCGCATCTCGGCGTCAATCCTGCTACCCGGATAACTGAAACTCCACCATGGCCGTCACGGCGGCGACGGCTTCGCTCAATGCATCCAGCCTGGCCGCCTCGCTCGGCGCGGACAGCACCGCGTACCGGTCGGCCTGTCCCATCGGCACCCGCGTAGCCAGCGCGTAGAGGGGATTGACCGGGTCGGCCGCCGCGGCGGTGACGATGTCACGACTGTGCACCGGGACGCCCCGGGCCTCGCCGATCAGGTCGAACAGTGCCACCATGCGGTCCTTCACGTCGGCCAGCCGCGATGCATCGGCGACGCCCGGTTCATCGTTCCAGACTTCGATCTCCGCACGCGGATAAGGAGCGTCGTCCAACCAGTGCAGTACCCGAATACGTTCGGCCATAACACATCTGAGCCCGTAGCGGTCGGCGCCGAGATTCTGGCAGTCGACGATCCGGGCAAGCGCGCCCACGTCGCACCGCTGATCGCCACCGCCCACCTCACGCCCCGCCGAGATCAGCACCACACCGAACGCCGGCTCCGTCATGGCCATGCAGTCACTGACCAACGCGACGTAGCGGGGCTCGAAGATGCGCAGCGGCAGTTCCTCACCGGGCAGCAGCGCCGTCTCGAGAGGGAACATCGGAGTCGCAGTCACGGGTCAGCCGGCCTATAGCTCAAGCTCGCCGATCAGCGCGTCCACGACCTCACGCAAGTCGCCCTCACTCTCCTCGGCGACCCGGCGCTGACGCTGATACGACGCCCCGGAATGGTAAATGTCTGCGACCGCGGCCAATTCGCCGCTGCACCGCAAGGATTTAGCCACCGGCTCCAGTCGGTTGAGCAGCTCGTCGAGATCCTCGGTGACCAGCCGCTCATTGCTGTCAGCGTCGAGGATGATCACCGCATCGAGGCCGTACCGCGCTGCGCGCCACTTGTTTTCCTGCACGTGCCACGGCGGCATGGTGGGCAACAGCTCGCCCGCGTCGAGCCTGCGGTCCAGGTCGACGATCAGGCAATGCGTAAGCGCCACCAGGGCACCCAGTTCGCGGATGTTGGACACCCCGTCGAAGATGCGTACCTCCACGGTGCCCAAGTGTGGCGATGGCCTGATGTCCCAACGGATTTCGTTGAGGTGGTCGATGATGCCCGTCTTCTTCTGGTCGTGGACGAAGCCTTCGAACTCGGGCCACGACTGAAACTGGAACGGCAGACCGGCCGTCGGTAACTGCTGGAACATCATCGCCCGGTTGCTGGCGTAGCCGGTGTCCTCGCCCTCCCAGAAGGGCGACGACGCCGACAGCGCCAGCAGATGCGGGTACTGGTTGAGCAGTGACGAGATGATGGGCATCACCTTGTGCGCCGACGAGATACCGACGTGCACATGCACGCCCCAGATCAACATCTGACGTCCCCACCACTGGGTCCGTTTGATCAGCTCGGCGTAGCGCGGTGCGTCGGTGAGCTGCTGCGCCGACCACTTCGCGAACGGGTGCGTCCCCGCGCAGAACAGCTCCATGCCGCGGGATTCGACGATGCGGCGCACAGTGCC encodes:
- a CDS encoding glutamate--cysteine ligase, whose protein sequence is MLSAPASSRIDFAGSPRPTVGVEWEFALVDAGTRELSNEAAAVIAEIGENPHVHKELLRNTVEIVTGVCTDTAEAMDDLRGTLGTVRRIVESRGMELFCAGTHPFAKWSAQQLTDAPRYAELIKRTQWWGRQMLIWGVHVHVGISSAHKVMPIISSLLNQYPHLLALSASSPFWEGEDTGYASNRAMMFQQLPTAGLPFQFQSWPEFEGFVHDQKKTGIIDHLNEIRWDIRPSPHLGTVEVRIFDGVSNIRELGALVALTHCLIVDLDRRLDAGELLPTMPPWHVQENKWRAARYGLDAVIILDADSNERLVTEDLDELLNRLEPVAKSLRCSGELAAVADIYHSGASYQRQRRVAEESEGDLREVVDALIGELEL
- a CDS encoding LON peptidase substrate-binding domain-containing protein; translated protein: MFPLETALLPGEELPLRIFEPRYVALVSDCMAMTEPAFGVVLISAGREVGGGDQRCDVGALARIVDCQNLGADRYGLRCVMAERIRVLHWLDDAPYPRAEIEVWNDEPGVADASRLADVKDRMVALFDLIGEARGVPVHSRDIVTAAAADPVNPLYALATRVPMGQADRYAVLSAPSEAARLDALSEAVAAVTAMVEFQLSG